GGAAAACAACATGAAAAAATGGATAGCCTACCCATATGTATTTTTTATGTTAGTATTCATACTGCTACCCCTATTGTTAACCCTTTATTATAGTGTTACTTATCAAGATTGGGATGGAACTACAAGGTTTACATTACAGCACTTTAAAACTTTTTTTACAGGAGCAGGATATTCTGATTCAAGGATATTCATTAACATACTCCTTAGATCCCTACGATTAGCCCTAGTAACGACAGTTATCTGTCTAGTACTGGGATATCCCCTTGCTATGATATTAAGTAAAATGAAAGGTGTTACAAGAAATAACTTAGTTTTACTGTTAATTGTACCAATGTGGATGAACTTTTTGATTAGAACCTATGCGTGGATGTCAATTTTAAGTCGGGAAGGAATACTAAACGGTATATTAATTAGATTAGGTCTCCCTACTGTCAATATTTTATATACAGAAACTGCCGTTATTTTAGGTATGGTCTATAACTTTCTACCTTTCATGATCCTTCCAATCTATACAGTTTTAGTAAAAATGGATAAAAGGGTATTAGAAGCTGCGGCGGATTTAGGAGCGAATAAGTTCATCACCTTTACAAGGGTTATTTTCCCCTTAAGCCTCCCTGGAGTAATATCAGGTATTACTATGGTATTTATGCCCTCT
This genomic window from Anaerobranca gottschalkii DSM 13577 contains:
- a CDS encoding ABC transporter permease; translated protein: MKKWIAYPYVFFMLVFILLPLLLTLYYSVTYQDWDGTTRFTLQHFKTFFTGAGYSDSRIFINILLRSLRLALVTTVICLVLGYPLAMILSKMKGVTRNNLVLLLIVPMWMNFLIRTYAWMSILSREGILNGILIRLGLPTVNILYTETAVILGMVYNFLPFMILPIYTVLVKMDKRVLEAAADLGANKFITFTRVIFPLSLPGVISGITMVFMPSVTTFVIPRLLGGGRVEMIGNLIEQQFLGEYNWNFGSAVSIIMMTFILLFMYLLQKNVDKEEGGSIW